A genomic window from Halogeometricum sp. S3BR5-2 includes:
- a CDS encoding HalOD1 output domain-containing protein, with amino-acid sequence MEYEIEGGESISMAVVRTVSAVEGRKPCSLRTLTDVLDPDALDVLCAPQYGGAARTGGRVSFVYSGCRVTVDNGEYLTVQPLEDRLYDESDPEPTDRQVSR; translated from the coding sequence GTGGAGTACGAGATCGAGGGCGGTGAATCCATCAGTATGGCCGTTGTACGCACGGTGAGCGCAGTCGAAGGTCGCAAACCGTGCTCCCTCCGAACGCTGACGGACGTTCTCGACCCGGATGCGTTAGATGTGTTGTGTGCCCCGCAGTACGGCGGAGCAGCTCGAACGGGTGGACGCGTTTCGTTCGTCTACAGCGGTTGCCGCGTCACGGTCGACAACGGTGAGTATCTCACTGTTCAACCGCTCGAAGACCGTCTCTACGACGAATCTGATCCAGAACCTACCGACAGACAGGTGAGCCGATGA
- a CDS encoding TrmB family transcriptional regulator, translating into MNTTDSLDEAIEVLQQLGLKEYEARCFVGLSRLHAGTAKQLSETTEVPRTRVYDAIRVLEAQGLVEIQHSSPQQFRAVPLDEATETLRDQYETRVERLHDALDTIGIVDEDDETPVQQVWAMSGRDGIENRTNQLIKEASEEIVLVVGDESLLTKDLVASLNDVGNGVDLLIGALTESLQDQIQTAVPDATTFISGLEWLHGEHATESETAIGRLLLTDRSTILVSSIMPGSKEEQAIFGEGFGNGLVVIARRLMAQGLLTVHDPKQ; encoded by the coding sequence ATGAATACTACTGACAGTTTGGACGAAGCGATCGAAGTCCTCCAACAACTCGGCTTGAAAGAATACGAGGCGCGCTGCTTCGTCGGCTTGTCTCGCCTCCACGCGGGAACGGCAAAGCAGTTGAGCGAGACGACAGAGGTTCCCCGAACGCGGGTGTACGATGCGATTCGGGTGCTGGAGGCGCAAGGCTTAGTCGAGATCCAACATTCGAGCCCGCAGCAGTTCCGGGCTGTTCCGCTCGACGAGGCGACGGAAACCCTGCGCGACCAGTACGAGACCCGCGTCGAGCGACTCCACGATGCGCTGGATACGATCGGAATCGTCGACGAAGACGACGAGACGCCCGTCCAGCAGGTCTGGGCGATGTCCGGGCGAGACGGGATAGAAAATCGGACGAATCAGCTCATCAAGGAGGCGTCCGAGGAGATCGTTCTGGTCGTCGGCGACGAGTCACTCTTGACGAAGGATCTCGTTGCCAGCCTCAACGACGTTGGCAACGGAGTCGACCTTCTCATCGGGGCGCTGACGGAGTCGCTACAAGACCAAATTCAAACGGCAGTACCGGACGCCACGACGTTCATCTCTGGCTTAGAGTGGTTACACGGCGAACACGCTACTGAAAGCGAGACGGCTATCGGCCGACTTCTTCTGACGGACCGGTCGACGATCCTCGTGAGTTCGATCATGCCCGGCAGCAAAGAGGAACAAGCGATTTTCGGCGAAGGGTTCGGGAACGGCCTCGTCGTAATCGCCCGGCGACTCATGGCTCAAGGGTTGTTGACCGTTCATGATCCCAAGCAGTAA
- a CDS encoding DUF7344 domain-containing protein, with amino-acid sequence MKGQDLDDCLQLVADRHRRRLIQQLRHETAGKTVTDDLVDRIHGDELQSDDRSMDREQLTIHLSHISLPKLAEQGVVEYDRERGIVRYQPDNRVESILDSLPADRPVTGKHV; translated from the coding sequence ATGAAGGGACAAGACCTCGACGATTGTCTGCAACTCGTCGCTGATCGTCACCGGCGACGGCTCATTCAGCAGTTACGGCACGAAACCGCTGGTAAAACGGTAACCGACGACCTCGTAGATCGAATACACGGTGACGAACTGCAGTCCGACGACCGAAGTATGGACCGAGAACAACTCACAATCCATCTCTCCCACATCTCACTGCCGAAGTTAGCGGAGCAGGGTGTCGTCGAATACGATCGCGAACGCGGAATCGTCCGGTATCAGCCCGACAATCGGGTTGAGTCGATACTGGACTCACTACCCGCCGACAGACCGGTAACCGGGAAGCACGTCTGA
- a CDS encoding diadenylate cyclase: MLERIEKCVGEISHGFERWDDPYARGPGLYFVVERDSMAEFAAPMGTNRWPVEDCGSVFAETDVFLETAQKVALSCDGAVVVRNDGTIREEMVRVKQLSADEYRRINDLPYAEWMGTRHMSALETSVREEVIAAVTLSEENGRVTVFIDGAFEDSPAAFRVTD, translated from the coding sequence GTGCTCGAACGGATCGAGAAATGCGTTGGAGAGATCAGTCACGGGTTCGAACGGTGGGACGACCCCTACGCTCGTGGACCCGGCCTCTACTTCGTCGTCGAACGTGATTCCATGGCCGAGTTCGCGGCTCCGATGGGGACGAACCGCTGGCCGGTTGAGGACTGCGGAAGCGTCTTCGCCGAGACCGACGTGTTTCTCGAAACCGCACAGAAGGTCGCGTTGTCCTGCGACGGTGCAGTCGTCGTTCGCAACGACGGTACGATCAGAGAGGAGATGGTCCGAGTAAAGCAACTCTCTGCGGACGAATATCGGCGGATTAACGACCTTCCCTATGCAGAGTGGATGGGTACCCGTCACATGAGTGCGCTGGAGACCTCGGTCCGCGAAGAGGTGATCGCTGCGGTCACACTCAGCGAGGAGAACGGACGGGTAACGGTCTTCATCGACGGCGCGTTCGAGGATTCCCCGGCGGCATTCCGGGTGACGGACTGA